From the genome of Roseiconus lacunae, one region includes:
- a CDS encoding DUF421 domain-containing protein yields MIDQKMFFDGWAPLLRTTILGTLAYIALIMMLRVSGKRTLSKMNAFDFVVTVAFGSTLATVLISRDVSLAQGVVALALLIVLQLVCTFLATRSASFQRLIKAQPTLIFFRGRYLDDVLRRQRVTQEEVVAAIRSKGIADPESVDAVVIESEGTLTVIADNAGSVGRLSDVGVEVDQPLTGKRDFRKAQCN; encoded by the coding sequence ATGATTGACCAAAAGATGTTTTTTGACGGCTGGGCACCGTTGCTGAGAACGACGATCCTGGGGACACTCGCTTACATCGCATTGATCATGATGTTGCGCGTCAGCGGAAAACGCACGCTCTCAAAGATGAATGCATTTGACTTCGTTGTCACGGTTGCATTCGGGTCGACGCTGGCGACGGTGCTTATCTCACGTGACGTTTCTCTCGCGCAGGGCGTCGTCGCGCTGGCGTTGCTCATTGTCTTGCAATTAGTTTGTACGTTTCTAGCGACACGATCCGCTAGCTTCCAACGTCTCATCAAAGCGCAGCCCACCTTGATCTTTTTTCGAGGCCGGTACTTGGACGATGTCCTTCGGCGGCAGCGCGTTACCCAGGAAGAAGTCGTTGCCGCAATTCGCTCCAAAGGGATTGCCGATCCAGAGTCTGTCGATGCCGTCGTAATCGAATCGGAAGGTACTTTGACAGTGATTGCTGACAATGCAGGTTCGGTCGGTAGGCTCTCTGACGTTGGAGTCGAGGTGGATCAGCCGCTCACGGGTAAAAGGGACTTTCGTAAAGCACAGTGCAACTGA
- a CDS encoding SDR family oxidoreductase, with protein MSMLSTEERIELKDPREIYAKPPFDQQSKIKMPGKTSEMIPTPNHGESSYQGSGKLRGLNALITGSDSGIGRAIAVCFAREGANVAINYLSETADAEQTANLVDDCGVRSAVFQSDLTSESNCQELINNSVNELGSIDILVNNAAYQETRESVEAFSSDLFDRIFKTNVYAPFWLSKAAIGKLPAGGSIINTASIQGYNPSAHLLPYSATKSALLGMTKGLAKLAIEHGIRVNAVAPGPVWTPLIPGSMEKEKIEQFGANTVFGRPAQPIELAPLYVWLASPEASYVTGEVFGCTGGRTPV; from the coding sequence ATGTCAATGTTAAGCACAGAAGAACGTATCGAACTAAAAGACCCTCGCGAGATCTACGCGAAGCCACCGTTTGACCAACAAAGCAAGATCAAGATGCCGGGTAAGACCAGTGAAATGATCCCGACGCCGAATCACGGAGAATCCAGCTATCAAGGAAGCGGTAAATTACGCGGGCTCAATGCGTTAATTACCGGATCGGATAGTGGGATCGGACGCGCGATCGCGGTTTGCTTTGCGCGGGAAGGGGCAAATGTGGCGATCAACTATCTGAGCGAAACTGCCGATGCGGAGCAGACTGCAAACTTGGTTGATGATTGCGGAGTGCGATCTGCTGTGTTTCAATCTGACTTGACATCCGAATCGAACTGCCAGGAATTAATCAACAATTCCGTCAACGAACTTGGCTCGATCGATATCTTGGTCAACAACGCCGCATACCAAGAGACGCGCGAATCGGTCGAAGCATTTTCATCTGACCTATTCGATCGAATCTTCAAAACAAATGTGTATGCTCCTTTTTGGCTAAGCAAGGCGGCGATCGGCAAGCTTCCGGCAGGAGGATCCATTATCAACACAGCATCGATCCAAGGGTACAACCCGTCAGCACACCTTTTGCCATATTCGGCAACAAAGTCCGCGTTATTGGGAATGACAAAAGGTTTGGCGAAACTAGCTATCGAGCATGGGATCCGGGTCAACGCTGTTGCACCGGGGCCGGTCTGGACGCCTCTCATTCCAGGATCGATGGAGAAGGAAAAAATCGAGCAATTTGGCGCGAATACGGTATTCGGCCGTCCGGCTCAGCCGATCGAGCTTGCGCCGCTTTATGTCTGGTTGGCAAGTCCAGAGGCAAGCTACGTCACTGGCGAAGTATTCGGATGCACCGGAGGAAGGACTCCGGTTTGA
- a CDS encoding DUF4198 domain-containing protein codes for MIQLTSPSTIAFRWLGYLGIAVGVFCFGVNANAHYLWISVDHEQEPNTGTNIYFEESARPGDGHYLDHFLGKSDVWIRTIEDPAPEPIRAKEVNEGELRWMQVGLPKAEEYSVDSYGKFGVYEYGTTKVLLHYYARNLRVKSHDAMHELGYAEQLNLDLVPHNFGNDYEFTLLWKGKPVPDRMVFIRGADGLRKNVKTDAKGKVKLTRPSNGDLTLRSSVEFATPGKENGEAYELVRHNITLVLPAIKS; via the coding sequence GTGATCCAATTAACTTCTCCATCCACGATTGCGTTCCGTTGGCTAGGATACCTCGGGATTGCCGTCGGAGTTTTCTGCTTTGGCGTGAACGCAAATGCGCATTATCTGTGGATCTCCGTCGATCACGAGCAGGAGCCAAATACCGGTACCAACATCTATTTCGAGGAGTCGGCACGGCCGGGCGACGGACACTACCTCGATCATTTTTTGGGAAAAAGCGATGTTTGGATCCGAACGATTGAAGACCCTGCCCCGGAACCTATCCGCGCCAAAGAGGTTAACGAAGGTGAACTTCGTTGGATGCAGGTCGGACTGCCAAAAGCCGAGGAGTACAGCGTCGACTCGTATGGTAAATTCGGAGTGTACGAATATGGGACAACAAAGGTGTTGCTCCACTATTACGCGCGAAACCTGCGAGTGAAGTCGCACGATGCGATGCACGAACTCGGTTACGCCGAACAGTTGAACCTTGATCTAGTTCCCCACAACTTCGGGAACGACTACGAATTTACATTGCTCTGGAAAGGCAAACCTGTCCCCGACCGAATGGTGTTCATTCGAGGTGCGGATGGATTGCGAAAGAACGTCAAGACGGATGCGAAGGGCAAAGTCAAACTCACTCGACCTTCAAACGGCGACCTGACGTTGCGCAGCAGCGTGGAATTCGCTACGCCAGGCAAAGAAAATGGCGAGGCTTATGAGCTGGTCCGGCACAACATTACGCTGGTGTTACCGGCGATCAAATCCTGA
- a CDS encoding phosphotransferase: MQSLAEIVRHITGAKSVELGDVIQSLWSGYGVIQRAELVGVEEQEHDRPLGVVIKHVDLSRARSNRRGWGGSISHQRKVKSYQVEKTFYESFANRCDRRCTVPRFVASHEIANSGGWVLILSDLDLEGYDCRKSQANTKDVQACLTWLANFHATFINETGTELWPIGTYWNLDTRPDEFAAMPEGRLKRAAKTIDRRLNEAKFQTLVHGDAKIANFCFEGRARAEVAAVDFQYVGRGCGMKDVAYFISSCFDESEAARQQDALLSFYFEQLENAFAFREIRIDFSALEREWRELYAVAWADFCRFLSGWSPDHWKLNAYSDQVTETVLDQLDEASPNDE, from the coding sequence ATGCAATCGCTCGCCGAAATCGTCCGGCATATTACGGGGGCCAAATCTGTCGAGCTCGGTGACGTGATTCAAAGTCTTTGGAGCGGCTACGGCGTGATTCAGCGAGCCGAGCTAGTCGGTGTCGAAGAACAGGAACACGATCGGCCACTCGGAGTCGTCATCAAACATGTCGACTTATCGCGGGCACGTTCAAACCGTCGTGGATGGGGAGGCAGTATCTCCCATCAGCGTAAGGTAAAATCTTATCAAGTTGAAAAAACGTTCTACGAGTCATTCGCGAACCGATGCGATCGGCGCTGTACGGTCCCACGTTTCGTAGCATCGCATGAGATCGCGAACTCCGGCGGATGGGTGCTCATTCTAAGTGACCTTGATCTCGAAGGCTACGATTGTCGCAAGAGTCAGGCAAACACAAAGGACGTACAAGCATGCCTGACATGGCTCGCAAACTTTCATGCGACGTTCATTAACGAAACAGGAACCGAACTTTGGCCGATCGGTACCTATTGGAACCTCGACACTCGACCTGACGAATTCGCCGCCATGCCGGAAGGGCGTTTGAAGCGAGCAGCCAAGACGATCGACCGGCGATTGAACGAAGCAAAATTTCAAACGCTGGTCCATGGCGATGCCAAAATCGCGAACTTTTGTTTTGAAGGTCGCGCCCGTGCGGAAGTTGCCGCCGTTGACTTTCAGTATGTCGGACGCGGCTGTGGAATGAAGGACGTGGCCTATTTCATTAGCAGTTGCTTTGACGAAAGCGAAGCCGCCCGCCAGCAGGACGCGCTGTTGTCATTCTACTTTGAACAGCTCGAAAACGCTTTTGCATTCCGCGAAATACGGATTGACTTCTCTGCCCTCGAACGCGAATGGCGAGAACTTTATGCGGTCGCGTGGGCCGATTTTTGTCGCTTTCTCTCCGGCTGGTCTCCCGATCACTGGAAGCTGAACGCCTATAGTGATCAGGTTACCGAAACAGTTCTCGATCAGCTTGATGAAGCGTCGCCAAACGACGAGTAA
- a CDS encoding cupredoxin domain-containing protein has product MLVKGDTFEVVATDAQQTADHNIYVEWFNNFYRGFTPRLDPPLLFQRSIDRSEPGLMKIKCNIHDDIVGYLLVTEQGFAAVTDDDGNGVLKKWPAGKQSVNLFHPDYSFVNADAFVNGDKVLLDRSRLTIDISATPLQLHFVGLRKKESSWPNR; this is encoded by the coding sequence ATGTTGGTAAAAGGAGACACTTTCGAGGTTGTCGCTACCGACGCGCAACAAACTGCCGATCACAACATCTATGTGGAATGGTTTAACAATTTCTATCGAGGTTTCACGCCGAGACTCGATCCCCCCTTGCTCTTTCAGCGTTCGATCGATCGAAGCGAACCGGGCTTGATGAAAATCAAGTGCAATATCCACGACGACATCGTCGGGTACTTGTTGGTCACCGAGCAAGGATTTGCGGCCGTCACAGATGATGACGGGAACGGCGTATTAAAAAAATGGCCAGCTGGGAAACAGTCCGTCAATCTTTTCCACCCGGACTACTCCTTCGTCAACGCCGACGCGTTTGTCAACGGCGACAAGGTTTTGCTCGACCGTTCACGACTGACGATCGATATTTCGGCAACGCCACTTCAATTGCATTTTGTGGGCCTTCGCAAAAAAGAATCATCGTGGCCCAACCGTTGA
- a CDS encoding cysteine hydrolase family protein: MKRALIVIDVQREYFEGALPVRHPEGHLEKILNVMDAAHDANVPTVVVRHHQPDPESPIFCKGSDLWQLHEQVESRPRDIIIDKQLPGSFTNTQLDSFLKEREIDTVCVTGYMTQVCCDTTARQAMHLGYSVEFLNDATGTLDVENKAGSVSAEELHRSILVAQQMFISDVIDSKTWIERIR; encoded by the coding sequence ATGAAGAGAGCTTTAATCGTCATCGACGTACAGCGTGAATATTTCGAGGGTGCACTACCGGTTCGTCACCCGGAGGGACATCTTGAAAAAATCCTAAACGTCATGGATGCCGCCCATGACGCAAATGTACCCACCGTTGTTGTACGACATCATCAGCCCGATCCGGAGTCACCGATTTTCTGCAAAGGAAGTGATTTATGGCAATTGCACGAACAGGTCGAATCGAGACCACGTGACATCATCATCGACAAGCAACTTCCGGGGTCATTTACCAATACCCAGCTGGATTCGTTTCTAAAGGAACGCGAAATCGATACCGTGTGCGTTACCGGCTACATGACCCAGGTCTGTTGCGATACGACAGCCCGTCAAGCGATGCACCTTGGCTATAGCGTGGAGTTCTTAAACGATGCGACGGGAACATTGGATGTCGAAAACAAAGCTGGGAGTGTTTCCGCGGAAGAACTCCATCGATCGATTCTGGTGGCTCAGCAGATGTTTATCAGTGATGTTATCGACTCAAAGACATGGATTGAAAGGATTCGCTAG
- a CDS encoding membrane or secreted protein, with amino-acid sequence MSYRRCALLLIPPATASLIAIAFLFPRHASVTSDDVEIVGENKFSVLVRYNGHTGNLYKSFDDDFSEPSFRKWFGEGRWTTIDTLSPASPSLQAYVDLRRSIFAGQSDFLDNRIEAVDEHAKFIAVAPSKDMVTSKSLLEHNQLWFVKGDDLWYRGRYCFNEGVPFTIADFQERGRHNSPGPRITLWEQEYLGYELKSGWKPKLRQRKMKVPRERWFTLTVHLILDDVEGNVRIWQDDQLVLDESVATLPASNSILNALEVGITATDAACEVLVDDVAISHSPLAELSMETSQP; translated from the coding sequence ATGTCGTACCGGCGTTGTGCACTTCTGCTGATCCCGCCAGCCACGGCTTCGCTGATAGCAATCGCATTCCTTTTTCCGAGGCATGCTTCGGTAACCTCCGACGACGTGGAGATTGTCGGAGAGAACAAATTTTCTGTCCTTGTTCGCTACAACGGTCATACCGGGAATCTTTACAAGTCGTTCGACGATGATTTTTCTGAACCCTCGTTTCGAAAATGGTTTGGTGAGGGGCGTTGGACGACCATCGATACCTTGTCACCAGCATCGCCCTCGTTGCAGGCTTACGTCGACCTGCGGAGAAGTATCTTTGCGGGGCAAAGTGACTTTTTGGACAATCGCATCGAAGCCGTTGATGAGCACGCGAAGTTCATCGCCGTTGCTCCTTCTAAAGACATGGTGACTTCCAAATCGCTCCTCGAACACAACCAGCTTTGGTTCGTCAAGGGTGATGACCTTTGGTACCGTGGGCGATACTGTTTCAATGAAGGCGTTCCTTTTACGATCGCAGACTTTCAGGAACGCGGTCGTCACAACAGTCCCGGGCCACGGATCACACTCTGGGAGCAAGAGTACTTAGGCTATGAACTCAAGTCCGGGTGGAAGCCTAAATTGCGTCAGCGTAAAATGAAAGTTCCGCGCGAACGGTGGTTCACGTTGACCGTTCATTTGATCCTTGATGATGTCGAAGGGAATGTCCGAATTTGGCAGGACGATCAGCTTGTTCTCGACGAATCCGTCGCTACGCTACCGGCGAGCAACTCGATACTGAATGCTTTAGAAGTCGGGATTACGGCAACGGATGCCGCGTGTGAGGTACTTGTCGATGATGTTGCCATCTCTCATTCTCCGCTCGCTGAGCTTTCGATGGAGACGTCGCAACCATAG
- a CDS encoding winged helix-turn-helix domain-containing protein gives MLELTKSSARRIALAAQGFAQARPKGNVTRRHFRRALDHMQVLQLDSVNVVCRSHFLPMFARLGCFERSKLDHWLWRSRENVEYVGHEASITPSSTRALLAHRFTENRWGREKIERDHPDYVQAILEEVRDRGALSVRDLSDPGKRSHSWWGGPLGKKTLEWLYTSGRLAICHRDQSFVTHYDLPERVLDEATFKTMPVERRAAQKALLMIAARSHGIGTVDDLADYYRIRMPEARPLIMELVEEGQLQTARVEDWSKPGFLHPQAKRPRQIHAQTFLSPFDPIVWYRPRAARLFDFQYKIEIYTPAEKRIFGYYVLPFLFGDRIVGRADIKADRRESTLLAKACYLEANSDAEAVAPAFAASLKELAIFLGLDRISVGRKGNLSRQVAKSLRD, from the coding sequence TTGCTTGAACTCACCAAATCGAGTGCTCGGCGTATCGCGCTGGCGGCTCAAGGTTTTGCCCAAGCCCGGCCCAAGGGAAATGTGACTCGCCGTCATTTTCGTCGCGCACTCGATCACATGCAGGTGCTTCAACTTGACTCTGTGAACGTTGTGTGCCGATCGCACTTTTTGCCAATGTTCGCGCGTCTGGGCTGTTTTGAGCGATCCAAGTTAGATCATTGGCTATGGCGCAGTCGCGAAAATGTGGAATATGTCGGACACGAAGCTTCGATTACGCCCTCATCGACGCGAGCTTTGTTGGCTCATCGGTTCACCGAGAACCGCTGGGGACGGGAAAAGATTGAGCGTGATCATCCGGATTATGTTCAGGCGATCTTGGAGGAAGTTAGGGACCGGGGCGCTCTGTCCGTCCGCGACCTATCTGACCCAGGTAAACGGAGCCATTCTTGGTGGGGCGGTCCGCTGGGTAAGAAAACACTCGAGTGGCTTTACACCTCCGGTCGCCTCGCGATCTGCCATCGCGATCAGAGTTTCGTGACCCACTACGACCTTCCCGAACGTGTTCTTGATGAGGCAACGTTCAAGACAATGCCCGTCGAACGACGCGCCGCACAGAAGGCTCTACTGATGATCGCCGCACGCTCACACGGCATCGGAACGGTGGATGATCTCGCCGATTATTATCGTATCCGGATGCCGGAAGCTCGTCCGTTGATTATGGAACTTGTCGAGGAAGGACAACTTCAAACGGCTCGCGTGGAAGACTGGAGTAAGCCAGGTTTCCTTCATCCGCAAGCGAAACGCCCACGCCAAATTCACGCCCAAACGTTTCTTAGCCCCTTCGATCCGATTGTTTGGTATCGACCTCGTGCCGCACGTTTGTTCGATTTTCAATATAAGATCGAAATCTACACGCCTGCCGAGAAACGCATCTTTGGATATTACGTGCTCCCATTCCTTTTCGGTGATCGGATCGTTGGCCGTGCCGACATCAAGGCCGATCGGCGAGAAAGCACCTTGCTGGCCAAGGCTTGCTACCTCGAAGCGAATTCAGATGCCGAAGCCGTTGCCCCGGCCTTCGCCGCAAGCTTGAAGGAACTTGCGATATTTCTTGGACTCGATCGAATCAGCGTCGGTCGTAAAGGCAATCTGTCTCGTCAAGTCGCGAAGTCGCTTCGTGATTGA
- a CDS encoding CobW-like GTP-binding protein, with product MSQPIRFIMVGGFLGAGKTTLISRLALHFQQQGKHVCVVTNDQAAGLVDTELLRSQGLNVNEVAGSCFCCNFHGLTDAMESFEKDKRPDIVLAEPVGSCTDLVATIALPMMERLGEKFVHSPYAVVLKPSHGMKILTGVNGRGFSEKAEYIFRKQLEESELILINRIDELTDAQQQQLRQSIEEQYPGRPVIGISAKTGENFEALYDVLAEDAGDRSHLMDVDYDVYAEGEAELGWLNATVKLSSTESVSIDDVAIQIVNDLRDRLLQIDAEPAHLKVLCSSSDAVAVANLVSSETPTVLSVTSESNASSITILINARVSVAPETLQQIVSESVTELGGNLSATTSVETMESFRPGRPVPTFRAT from the coding sequence ATGTCGCAGCCGATTCGTTTCATCATGGTTGGCGGTTTTCTTGGCGCCGGTAAGACCACGTTGATCTCGCGGTTGGCCTTGCATTTCCAACAGCAGGGAAAACACGTTTGCGTGGTGACCAACGATCAAGCCGCCGGATTGGTCGACACCGAATTACTGCGCAGCCAAGGCTTGAATGTCAACGAAGTCGCGGGATCATGCTTTTGTTGTAACTTTCATGGCCTGACCGATGCGATGGAATCGTTTGAGAAAGACAAGCGGCCGGACATCGTGCTCGCCGAACCGGTGGGAAGTTGCACCGACTTAGTCGCCACGATCGCGCTGCCTATGATGGAACGGTTGGGAGAAAAGTTTGTTCATAGCCCCTATGCTGTCGTCCTTAAACCAAGTCATGGGATGAAAATTCTGACCGGCGTCAATGGCCGTGGATTTTCGGAAAAAGCGGAGTACATCTTTCGAAAGCAGTTGGAAGAGAGCGAACTGATCCTGATCAATCGAATCGACGAACTGACTGACGCTCAGCAACAACAGTTACGGCAGTCTATCGAAGAACAATATCCCGGACGCCCCGTGATCGGTATCTCAGCGAAGACGGGAGAAAATTTTGAAGCCTTGTACGATGTACTCGCGGAAGACGCCGGTGACCGCAGCCATCTGATGGACGTCGATTACGATGTCTATGCCGAAGGTGAAGCCGAACTCGGATGGTTGAACGCAACGGTTAAACTATCAAGCACGGAATCGGTTTCGATTGATGATGTTGCGATCCAAATTGTCAATGATCTTCGAGATCGTCTGCTGCAAATCGATGCGGAGCCGGCACACTTGAAGGTTCTGTGTTCGTCCTCCGACGCGGTCGCTGTCGCAAACCTTGTCAGCAGTGAAACACCGACGGTTTTATCCGTCACGTCGGAATCGAACGCTTCATCGATCACCATTTTGATCAATGCCCGCGTCAGCGTTGCACCAGAAACACTTCAACAAATCGTCTCCGAAAGTGTGACCGAGTTGGGCGGGAACCTTTCGGCAACGACGTCGGTCGAGACCATGGAGAGCTTTCGTCCCGGACGTCCCGTTCCGACCTTTCGAGCGACTTAA
- a CDS encoding sulfatase: MHSLLSRLVLIASSWIVYQAAVSPFAAAESSPNVILIFIDDLGWKDLGCYGNDFVETPNIDALASSGVRFTNFYAAGAVCSPTRCAVQSGQNQARVGITAHIPGHWRPFERVITPQTTMALPLETVTIAESLKTAGYATGYVGKWHLGTAAQFQPQYQGYDLSAVINGPHLPGRYRVQKPSELKPPGKSQYRTDYEADVCIDFIESNLDRPYFLMLSPFAVHIPLGAMSEKVEKYRGKAKRRGVDLPNPIYAAMIEHCDDMVGRIVDAVDRAGQTENTMIVFTSDNGGLYKRYDYRESADDLVSRQTPLKGEKGSLHEGGIRVPLIVKYPPMAKAGSTCEEPTISYDFYPTFVELAKASLPENQTIDGLSLLPLLANPQGKLDRDALHWHYPHYHHGRPASAIRERDWKLIEYIDGSNDVELYHLVQDIGETTDLSEEKAGRVADLKRKLSQWRTTTLARMPLPNPHYDKTRAGEWWSRKTGAPIDSSARRRFPPTEKDQ, from the coding sequence ATGCATTCACTCTTGTCCCGGCTCGTTTTGATCGCTTCCTCGTGGATCGTATACCAAGCTGCGGTATCGCCCTTCGCAGCGGCGGAAAGTAGTCCCAACGTCATCTTGATTTTTATCGATGATCTAGGCTGGAAAGATCTTGGCTGCTACGGCAACGACTTTGTCGAGACTCCGAATATCGATGCGTTGGCTTCGAGCGGTGTGCGTTTCACCAACTTTTATGCGGCCGGCGCAGTTTGCTCACCGACACGCTGTGCCGTTCAATCGGGGCAAAACCAAGCTCGTGTTGGAATCACCGCACACATCCCCGGTCACTGGCGTCCATTTGAACGTGTCATCACACCGCAGACCACGATGGCGTTGCCGCTTGAAACGGTCACGATTGCCGAATCATTAAAGACAGCCGGGTACGCGACCGGGTACGTCGGCAAATGGCACTTGGGGACGGCTGCACAGTTTCAGCCACAGTACCAAGGTTACGACTTAAGCGCGGTAATCAATGGGCCTCACCTTCCGGGACGCTATCGTGTTCAAAAACCGAGTGAGCTGAAGCCGCCCGGTAAGTCGCAGTATCGTACGGATTACGAAGCCGACGTTTGCATTGATTTCATCGAATCAAATCTTGACCGTCCCTACTTTTTGATGCTTTCTCCCTTCGCGGTGCACATCCCGTTGGGGGCGATGTCAGAGAAGGTGGAAAAGTATCGCGGGAAAGCAAAGCGACGCGGCGTTGATCTACCCAATCCGATTTACGCTGCGATGATCGAACATTGTGATGATATGGTTGGACGTATCGTCGATGCGGTTGACCGAGCCGGACAGACCGAGAACACCATGATCGTGTTTACGTCGGACAACGGTGGCTTGTACAAGCGATACGACTACCGTGAATCCGCCGATGACCTAGTCAGTCGACAGACTCCACTGAAAGGTGAGAAAGGTTCACTCCATGAAGGCGGTATTCGGGTGCCGCTGATCGTTAAGTACCCGCCGATGGCAAAAGCCGGATCGACTTGCGAAGAGCCGACGATCAGCTACGACTTTTATCCAACGTTTGTCGAGCTCGCAAAAGCAAGCCTTCCCGAAAACCAAACGATCGATGGTTTGAGCTTGCTACCATTGCTCGCCAATCCACAAGGCAAGCTTGATCGTGACGCCCTGCATTGGCATTACCCGCACTATCACCATGGACGACCGGCAAGCGCGATTCGTGAGCGCGATTGGAAGTTGATCGAGTACATCGACGGCAGCAATGACGTCGAACTGTATCACCTTGTACAAGACATCGGAGAGACGACTGACCTTTCCGAAGAGAAGGCAGGACGCGTTGCCGATCTGAAGCGAAAGCTCAGTCAATGGAGAACCACAACGCTCGCGCGGATGCCGTTGCCCAATCCGCATTACGACAAAACACGCGCCGGTGAATGGTGGAGTCGAAAAACGGGTGCCCCGATCGACAGCTCCGCGAGACGTCGCTTTCCGCCGACCGAAAAAGACCAATAG
- a CDS encoding S8 family peptidase, with protein sequence MEARRLLAADIGALQGPVQEDVSFEAAGEFSAKAFAEIGNLDGTAMISSTLGWFNSYDRIGFSVEREADVSIRVDGFWSDVNLYLTDSRGYIVDYSLNWGTAAETIDVTVEPGSYYVWSLATSWYTTGYQMELTADQVPEPLPEPELEPDPGVPSDGVSPLPDVDYFGGSNEWGINAVGAPEAWAAGYTGAGVTVAVVDTGVDLDHPDLYSNLYVNPGEIAGNGIDDDGNGYVDDIHGFDFADYDADPNDVHGHGTHVAGTIAAVDNGYGATGVAPDATILPVKVLGDNGSGSSSSVAAGIRYAADLGADIINLSLGGGYSYQIETAIEYARSLGSLVVAASGNEYAATPGYPARFSASLDNVLSVGAHDSNGNIASFSNDVGGSGAVQVDAPGVGVYSTYVGGGFGRMSGTSMATPHVAGVAALTLSANQSLSPSALRDLLVSGVVGSANGSDAVGKVSALYSVAYAAAGVSAGSASGGGATGGSGSSGGVGAANVGGSDFLSNAEIEDVDEVFESDFSDLSPVESEPLPSAPAPQHSDDALTEFYASDDSSDPFGNEAELDLELLATA encoded by the coding sequence ATGGAAGCGCGTCGTCTATTGGCAGCGGACATCGGGGCGCTTCAGGGCCCTGTTCAAGAAGACGTGTCATTCGAAGCGGCAGGTGAATTCTCGGCAAAGGCATTTGCAGAGATTGGCAATCTGGACGGAACCGCGATGATCTCCAGCACTCTGGGCTGGTTCAATTCCTATGACCGAATTGGGTTCTCGGTGGAACGCGAAGCGGACGTATCGATCCGCGTGGATGGGTTCTGGTCAGATGTGAATCTGTATCTGACCGATTCGCGTGGGTACATCGTCGACTACTCGCTGAATTGGGGCACTGCTGCAGAGACCATTGACGTGACAGTGGAACCAGGTAGCTACTACGTGTGGTCATTGGCGACGTCTTGGTACACCACCGGTTATCAAATGGAGCTAACCGCCGATCAAGTTCCGGAGCCTTTGCCCGAACCAGAACTTGAGCCCGATCCGGGAGTTCCATCCGACGGCGTTTCGCCGCTTCCCGACGTCGATTACTTTGGTGGTTCCAACGAATGGGGAATCAACGCCGTTGGTGCACCGGAGGCATGGGCCGCTGGCTATACCGGTGCCGGTGTGACGGTAGCGGTCGTCGATACCGGGGTCGACCTCGATCATCCGGATCTTTACAGCAATCTGTATGTTAATCCCGGTGAGATCGCCGGCAACGGAATCGACGACGATGGGAATGGATACGTCGATGATATCCACGGGTTTGACTTCGCCGATTACGACGCCGATCCAAACGACGTACACGGGCACGGCACGCACGTCGCCGGTACGATCGCGGCTGTTGATAACGGTTACGGTGCGACCGGCGTTGCCCCAGACGCAACGATTTTGCCCGTCAAAGTGCTCGGTGATAACGGATCGGGCAGCTCTTCCAGCGTTGCCGCTGGGATTCGATACGCAGCCGACCTTGGCGCGGACATCATTAACCTAAGTCTTGGGGGCGGCTACAGCTACCAAATTGAAACGGCCATTGAATACGCTCGATCCCTCGGTTCGCTTGTCGTTGCGGCCTCTGGAAACGAGTACGCGGCGACACCCGGCTATCCCGCTCGATTCAGCGCGTCGCTTGACAACGTTTTGTCAGTCGGTGCTCACGATTCGAACGGCAACATTGCTTCCTTCAGCAATGACGTTGGCGGCAGCGGAGCCGTTCAAGTCGACGCGCCTGGGGTTGGCGTTTACAGTACGTATGTCGGTGGCGGGTTTGGACGGATGTCCGGAACCAGCATGGCAACGCCGCACGTTGCCGGAGTCGCCGCGTTGACGCTGTCGGCGAATCAATCGCTTTCGCCGTCGGCCTTGCGTGATCTACTCGTTTCCGGCGTAGTGGGTTCGGCGAATGGATCTGATGCGGTTGGCAAAGTCAGCGCCCTCTATTCGGTTGCTTACGCAGCCGCGGGGGTTTCGGCCGGATCTGCATCCGGGGGCGGGGCGACTGGCGGTTCTGGATCATCGGGCGGGGTCGGTGCCGCAAACGTTGGCGGATCTGACTTCTTAAGCAACGCGGAAATCGAAGATGTTGACGAGGTCTTCGAGTCAGATTTTTCTGACCTGTCACCCGTCGAATCTGAGCCGCTGCCGAGTGCTCCCGCACCACAGCATTCAGATGACGCGTTGACTGAATTCTATGCATCTGATGACAGTAGCGATCCGTTTGGAAATGAGGCAGAACTGGATTTGGAACTTCTTGCGACGGCGTAG